The following are encoded together in the Lathyrus oleraceus cultivar Zhongwan6 chromosome 3, CAAS_Psat_ZW6_1.0, whole genome shotgun sequence genome:
- the LOC127127440 gene encoding protein trichome birefringence-like 3 isoform X1 yields the protein MIHSGIMKIHRGKVPFPIIIITIGFLVFIAVLYAERLSFLSSKSIFKFKPCPRKNTKPKPTGEKKVDEEIVNETWIDDRFEFDTEECNIANGKWVFNQSIKPLYTDITCPYIDRQFSCVKNGRKDFDYQHWEWQPEDCTLPSFNAALALKKLQGKRLLFVGDSLQRNQWESFVCLVEWIIPEKMKSMKRGIVHSVFKAKEYNATVEFYWAPYLVESNTDINIIGDTKKRIIKVDAIKERAKNWTGVDILVFNTYVWWMSGATIKSLWGSFGNGYEGYEEFDTPVAYKLALKTWANWVDSTINPNKTKVFFTTMSPTHTRSQDWGNMKDEKCFNETKPVKKKKHWGTGSDKRIMSVVAKVAKKMKVPVTFINITQISEYRIDGHSNVYTETGGKLLTEEERTNPQNADCIHWCLPGVPDTWNQILLAML from the exons atgatccattccggAATAATGAAGATTCATAGAGGAAAAGTGCCTTTTCCTATCATTATCATCACAATTGGTTTTCTTGTTTTCATTGCTGTTTTGTATGCTGAGAGACTCAGTTTTCTCTCTTCCAAGTCCATCTTCAAGTTCAAACCTTGTCCAAGAAAGAACACCAAACCAAAACCAA CAGGTGAAAAGAAAGTTGATGAGGAGATTGTGAATGAAACATGGATTGATGACAGATTTGAATTTGACACAGAAGAATGCAACATTGCTAATGGAAAATGGGTTTTTAACCAATCAATAAAGCCTCTCTATACTGACATAACTTGTCCATATATAGATAGACAATTTTCTTGTGTAAAAAATGGTAGAAAGGATTTTGATTATCAACATTGGGAGTGGCAGCCAGAAGATTGTACCTTGCCAAG TTTCAATGCAGCGTTGGCCCTTAAAAAGCTTCAAGGGAAAAGACTACTATTTGTAGGGGACTCACTACAAAGAAATCAATGGGAATCTTTTGTTTGTTTGGTAGAATGGATCATACCAGAAAAGATGAAATCTATGAAAAGAGGGATTGTTCATTCAGTCTTCAAAGCCAAG GAATACAATGCTACTGTAGAATTCTATTGGGCTCCATATCTGGTTGAGTCCAACACTGACATAAACATCATTGGAGATACAAAGAAAAGGATCATAAAAGTGGATGCTATCAAAGAGAGAGCCAAAAATTGGACAGGAGTGGATATCCTTGTTTTCAATACCTATGTATGGTGGATGAGTGGTGCCACCATTAAATCATT ATGGGGTTCATTTGGCAATGGATACGAAGGATACGAAGAATTCGACACACCGGTCGCTTACAAATTAGCTTTGAAGACATGGGCTAATTGGGTTGATTCAACTATCAATCCAAACAAAACCAAAGTTTTTTTCACAACAATGTCACCTACACACACAAG AAGCCAAGATTGGGGAAACATGAAAGACGAAAAATGCTTCAACGAGACGAAACCAGTGAAAAAAAAGAAGCATTGGGGAACTGGTTCCGATAAACGGATAATGAGCGTGGTTGCGAAAgttgcaaagaaaatgaaagttCCTGTGACATTCATCAACATAACACAGATATCAGAATACAGAATTGATGGTCATTCCAATGTGTACACTGAAACCGGAGGAAAATTGTTAACCGAAGAAGAAAGGACTAATCCGCAAAATGCAGATTGTATACATTGGTGTTTGCCGGGAGTTCCTGATACATGGAATCAAATACTTTTGGCAATGTTGTAA
- the LOC127127440 gene encoding protein trichome birefringence-like 3 isoform X2, with amino-acid sequence MIHSGIMKIHRGKVPFPIIIITIGFLVFIAVLYAERLSFLSSKSIFKFKPCPRKNTKPKPSEKKVDEEIVNETWIDDRFEFDTEECNIANGKWVFNQSIKPLYTDITCPYIDRQFSCVKNGRKDFDYQHWEWQPEDCTLPSFNAALALKKLQGKRLLFVGDSLQRNQWESFVCLVEWIIPEKMKSMKRGIVHSVFKAKEYNATVEFYWAPYLVESNTDINIIGDTKKRIIKVDAIKERAKNWTGVDILVFNTYVWWMSGATIKSLWGSFGNGYEGYEEFDTPVAYKLALKTWANWVDSTINPNKTKVFFTTMSPTHTRSQDWGNMKDEKCFNETKPVKKKKHWGTGSDKRIMSVVAKVAKKMKVPVTFINITQISEYRIDGHSNVYTETGGKLLTEEERTNPQNADCIHWCLPGVPDTWNQILLAML; translated from the exons atgatccattccggAATAATGAAGATTCATAGAGGAAAAGTGCCTTTTCCTATCATTATCATCACAATTGGTTTTCTTGTTTTCATTGCTGTTTTGTATGCTGAGAGACTCAGTTTTCTCTCTTCCAAGTCCATCTTCAAGTTCAAACCTTGTCCAAGAAAGAACACCAAACCAAAACCAA GTGAAAAGAAAGTTGATGAGGAGATTGTGAATGAAACATGGATTGATGACAGATTTGAATTTGACACAGAAGAATGCAACATTGCTAATGGAAAATGGGTTTTTAACCAATCAATAAAGCCTCTCTATACTGACATAACTTGTCCATATATAGATAGACAATTTTCTTGTGTAAAAAATGGTAGAAAGGATTTTGATTATCAACATTGGGAGTGGCAGCCAGAAGATTGTACCTTGCCAAG TTTCAATGCAGCGTTGGCCCTTAAAAAGCTTCAAGGGAAAAGACTACTATTTGTAGGGGACTCACTACAAAGAAATCAATGGGAATCTTTTGTTTGTTTGGTAGAATGGATCATACCAGAAAAGATGAAATCTATGAAAAGAGGGATTGTTCATTCAGTCTTCAAAGCCAAG GAATACAATGCTACTGTAGAATTCTATTGGGCTCCATATCTGGTTGAGTCCAACACTGACATAAACATCATTGGAGATACAAAGAAAAGGATCATAAAAGTGGATGCTATCAAAGAGAGAGCCAAAAATTGGACAGGAGTGGATATCCTTGTTTTCAATACCTATGTATGGTGGATGAGTGGTGCCACCATTAAATCATT ATGGGGTTCATTTGGCAATGGATACGAAGGATACGAAGAATTCGACACACCGGTCGCTTACAAATTAGCTTTGAAGACATGGGCTAATTGGGTTGATTCAACTATCAATCCAAACAAAACCAAAGTTTTTTTCACAACAATGTCACCTACACACACAAG AAGCCAAGATTGGGGAAACATGAAAGACGAAAAATGCTTCAACGAGACGAAACCAGTGAAAAAAAAGAAGCATTGGGGAACTGGTTCCGATAAACGGATAATGAGCGTGGTTGCGAAAgttgcaaagaaaatgaaagttCCTGTGACATTCATCAACATAACACAGATATCAGAATACAGAATTGATGGTCATTCCAATGTGTACACTGAAACCGGAGGAAAATTGTTAACCGAAGAAGAAAGGACTAATCCGCAAAATGCAGATTGTATACATTGGTGTTTGCCGGGAGTTCCTGATACATGGAATCAAATACTTTTGGCAATGTTGTAA